The following are from one region of the Serinus canaria isolate serCan28SL12 chromosome 8, serCan2020, whole genome shotgun sequence genome:
- the FPGT gene encoding fucose-1-phosphate guanylyltransferase, which yields MGRCSAARREDTARRLARFAALRGSAARPGELWDAVVLTAADAAQAGAFREQLAEKLRREQLPRAVRYLVCADPPGPRIGNGGSTLHALRCLEEQYGDQWTSFTVLLIHSGGYSQRLPNASALGKIFTALPLGEPLYQMLELKLSMYIDFPRHMKPGVLVTCSDDIELYSTGVTEAITFDKPGFTALAHPSDLAVGTTHGVFVLDPSSFSGKGGLEYGSCYRFLHKPDVETMHQSGAVCVRRDRPQLSSPGSCGDSAVASECVYTDSVFYMDHSTAQQLLHFYKQMGTLGCEIDAYGDFLQALGPGATPDYTKNTRNVSKEDSGLVAVRQQLYSLLQGTALNVIVLNNSQFYHIGTTQEYLFHFTAESKLRFELGLQPVAFSICPDSARTLDQLSIIQSILEPGCVIGPGSVIEYSRIGPEVSVGKGSIVSGSYINFSVDIPSECFLSSVSVKMADGVEYVTMVFGVGDDLKKSVKSLSDIHSLRFFGASLPECLDLWSLEASDQLFSSEDTRLGLWTARIFPVCSTLSESVRMSLNMLNSVQHKSAFKVSGFQLLSVEEMLTYKDVEDMLQFRKQIYDEICLQRQKEKSDYRMNGT from the exons ATGGGGCGGTGCAGCGCGGCGCGGCGGGAGGACACGGCCCGGCGGCTGGCGCGGTTCGCGGCGCTGCGAG GCTCGGCCGCCCGGCCCGGAGAGCTGTGGGACGCGGTGGTGCTGACGGCGGCGGACGCGGCGCAGGCGGGCGCGTTCCGGGAGCAGCTGGCGGAGAAGCTGCGGcgggagcagctgcccagggccgTCCGGTACCTCGTGTGCGCCGACCCGCCGGGGCCCAGGATCG gaaatggTGGATCCACTCTTCATGCTCTTCGGTGCTTGGAAGAGCAGTATGGTGATCAGTGGACTTCCTTCACTGTGCTGCTAATCCATTCTG GTGGTTACAGCCAGCGTTTGCCAAATGCCAGTGCCCTGGGCAAGATCTTCACAGCCCTGCCGTTGGGCGAGCCCCTGTACCAGATGCTGGAGCTGAAACTGTCCATGTACATCGACTTCCCCCGTCACATGAAACCAGGAGTCCTCGTCACGTGCTCGGATGACATAGAGCTGTACAGCACTGGAGTCACAGAAGCCATCACCTTTGACAAACCTGGGTTTACTGCCTTGGCTCACCCCTCAGACCTGGCCGTCGGGACCACGCACGGGGTGTTTGTGCTAGATCCGTCCAGTTTTTCAGGAAAGGGAGGACTGGAGTATGGATCATGCTATCGTTTCCTGCACAAGCCTGACGTGGAGACCATGCATCAGAGTGGTGCAGTGTGTGTGAGGCGGGATCgccctcagctcagctctcctgggagctgcgGAGACTCGGCCGTGGCCTCGGAGTGTGTGTACACAGACAGTGTGTTCTACATGgaccacagcactgcccagcagctACTGCACTTCTATAAGCAGATGGGCACTCTTGGCTGTGAAATAGATGCATATGGTGACTTTCTCCAGGCCCTGGGGCCTGGAGCCACTCCAGATTACACCAAAAACACAAGGAATGTCTCCAAGGAGGACTCAGGGTTGGTGGCAGTGCGGCAGCAGCTGTACTCCCTCCTGCAAGGCACCGCCCTAAATGTCATAGTCCTCAACAACTCCCAGTTCTACCACATCGGGACTACTCAGGagtatttgtttcattttactgCTGAGAGCAAACTGAGATTTGAGCTTGGCTTGCAACCTGTGGCTTTTAGCATCTGCCCTGACTCAGCCAGGACCTTGGATCAGTTGAGCATCATCCAGAGCATCCTTGAGCCCGGGTGTGTGATAGGGCCTGGCTCTGTCATTGAGTACTCCAGAATTGGGCCTGAAGTCTCAGTAGGGAAAGGCAGCATTGTTAGTGGGTCCTACATAAATTTCAGTGTAGACATACCCTCAGAGTGCTTCCTGAGCTCAGTAAGTGTGAAAATGGCTGATGGAGTGGAGTATGTCACCATGGTGTTCGGTGTAGGCGACGACTTGAAAAAGAGTGTGAAATCGCTGTCAGATATACACTCCCTCCGGTTTTTTGGAGCCAGCTTGCCAGAATGCCTTGACCTCTGGAGCTTAGAGGCTTCAGACCAGCTCTTCTCCAGTGAGGACACACGTTTGGGGCTGTGGACTGCAAGGATTTTCCCTGTTTGTTCTACTCTGAGTGAGTCAGTTAGGATGTCACTGAACATGCTGAATTCTGTGCAGCACAAGTCAGCTTTCAAAGTGAGTGGCTTTCAGCTTTTGTCTGTTGAAGAAATGCTCACCTACAAAGATGTGGAAGACATGCTGCAGTTTAGGAAGCAGATTTATGATGAAATCTGCCtacaaagacaaaaagagaagtCTGATTATAGAATGAATGGTACTTGA